The following nucleotide sequence is from Gasterosteus aculeatus chromosome 5, fGasAcu3.hap1.1, whole genome shotgun sequence.
CTATAATTCATGAAACAACTCTACATGAGGAGCGTGTTAATTCAAAATACCGTGATAGATTCTACGGATCAAAAGGTGCCAGGGAATTTTTTCAAAGCGGAACAACCATATCCAAAAGAGTGGTGCTGCAAAGCTTGTGTGTCAAAAGAGAAACGTAATGTGTCTCACATAGCCTTCGATACTCCCATCGTTTTTGGTAACTAAATAAACCCTTTTAAATATCAGAGGACCAACAACTGTACCTATGCAAACCATTCCGAActtaacaacacacactgcctgTTGATATATTTGTTATGTAATAAACCAGtaatgtctctctgtgtgtcccacgactactattactactactacggTTTGTAATCCTATTTAAACAAATAGGATTGTCTCCTTTTAATCTGGAGCCCAATCAATAAATCGAATGTAGAAAAAATATGTATCTGTCATGTCTGGCTGTCGCGGGACTTTAACCAGCCTGTCCAATCGTCTCTTCAGCTTCTGAGGGAGCGACCGGCCGTCAGTGTTGGCGACTTTTTACGGAGTGGCCTGCATTCTCAAATTTGAGGGTCATGATCTAAAGTTGATGGTTGTGCTTTTTGACCTTCAGATCTGCTTAAATTCAGTGTTTCTTGTTTCAGTCTCCTGTCACTCTCAGTCAACTAAAAAATCAATTCCAGCATACCTTATCTGAAGCTTTCAAACTGATTTTTTGTCCTTGTTGCAGTGTGCCATCACTCTCATACACTCTATGATtactctcctctctttctgtaTTGCAATTTCCCTGCTCAGGGCGATGCAATGTGATGAAAGAAAGCTCATGTGGCTGCACTTTGACTGCACAAAGAGCTTGATGAAATGAGTAAGAAATAAAGTGGACCTTAAAGCCACTGCTTTACTGTCTCTATGGCATCAACAGGTCTCAAAAACACCCTCAGCACAGACGTTATGAAGGAATTCTCCTCAGAGTACCGAATAATTCAGCTGAGTAAGTGGCCTGTAACACagctctgttcttttttttatccgcACCGAGGGGTCATTTGCGTCAGAAaggtttaaagaaaaacacttatttAATCCAATGTGTAAAAAAAGCTACGTGCAAGTGTATCATCCAAACTTTACAGTTAAAGTTCAAGGTGAGGTAAtgttatggcgcgtttccaccgagcggtatggtaccggtcgggtctgttaaccatgacttggcgagcgtttccaccgccaacagtactcttacttgataggcgtggtgtattccagaaagtggtgctaacgtcacttgataggcgtggtatatgacggaaagtagattgacgccattcgatcgcgcgaaaactgaaagctaaccgcaaacaacaatggaggacaaacatccgatcctgttcttgcttctcgatatgtggctgtttgtcacaaggtgacggcaatctttgtttgagcaaactCCGGCTGTTGTGGACACAGGCTTTTGACAATTCCCTGGCATGGTACGGCTCGGCTCGGCACTATGGCTTTTTTACGGTCCTTTCAGTGATGGGAGGGCGGTACAGGGGAACAGGTTTTTAACCAGGTGGCAGGTGTTAATGTTGGGAAGGTAACCGATTGGCTTTGACCAATATAAAAACGTACACAAGTATCAGAAAATTAGTAGCAAGAAGAGCTCCACCCCGACACAGACGGGAGAGGAGATGCTGCAGCGGGATGAGGAATGAACCAGAACATTTGAATGACAGAttgtgctgtaaaaaaacaatcGAGATGAAGCAACGTGTGTCTGCTGGAACCAGCTTCCTGGAGGTCCCTTTCAGGCTGTTTCTGTTTGGTCCTTtgtccagtctttatgctaagctaagctatatGTGAGAGACCGTGATCTTTTCCTCCCAAAAAGGCATTTTTCCTAAATGTTGAGTTCTTGTTACGGAAGGTTTAGGATACATCTGCTTCCTGGTTGGATCTGCACACCAAATGTGTATTTCTATGAAAACAGACGCCACGTCTATACTCCATTGCGGCCATGCTGTGCCTTTATTTTGTGTCCCAAAAGAGGTCAGAATGGgactgtctttttttcccttttacatTCCAGTGTATGTAACTTCACAATAGTCTACACGCTGGTGGAAATCTTTTCTCCCCAAATGAGAACACGGCACTCTTCTTACTGTGCAAGTGTCCCTGAGACAAGCACACAAGTGTAATGGCTCATTAAAAAGGAATCCACACTGATGAGCAGGTCATGGGGCACCGGGGGTCAGTGTGGCCATCTTGTTTAGCTCAGCAGGACGCCTCCGGTACCCGAGGCGGAGCAGCCTGAACCTGATCCGACACGGACTCAACAACACACTTGTTGATTACCTCAGgagctcaggggggggggggggagtttttcTTCGGAGGAAGCCAGAGGCGAAAGCCTTCTTCTGGAATCAGCATGGCTCGTTTCTGCGTTACAGTGGTTTCCAAACTGGTAATCTCGTTTATTAATATGAGGATGGTTACATCACTAcacaaaggttttattttttagtctcccaacattactcatttctttggAGGGGCAAAAGTCTTATTCATGTTGAGTGTCTCATTTTGCTTATTTTGCccctgtcatttttcactcgtcacttagTCGTCACTTGTcattttgtcacttgttcgctagtgcactttattttttttatatatttaaaactttttaaatatttgtaactttaactttattctctcattttatactaacccttagccttattctactaacccatagcattagcatttcattttattttatttaattttattacttgtgcactgctgtcttgttgtctattgttacactgtctactgtcacgcaccaaccgccaagacaaattccttgtatgtttgacatattttggcaataaatgtttcctgattcctgattcaaccAGACTTCCACTGCTACACAACGCTGCTGTCTGTTCATTTAGCAAAAGTCTAGAGCCTACAACTCATCTCTACCTTCTCCCCTGGTGAGGTCATTTCCCCTTATTGACAGCAGTCAAATGCACAATTTTTCAAGCAATTCATAATGAAATACTTAAGAAACTGTACATCATTTGGGAAAACAAAATAGCAAAGGAAGAAATTAATTCTGTAGAGCCTCCATCACACTAGACGTTTTACAACTGACCTCCATTCAAATGCACTCCACTCACCTCGCAGCACAACACATGGAGAGGAGGACTTATTTAAGGGTAAAACCAGTGTGATATTACTCATCTTAAGTTGCATGACAAGCCAAGTAAATATGGTCTTTATTTCtctaaaattaattgaatatcAGAAGaactttttctatttgtttcttttagggAATAGCGTAATTATAATAGCAACATCAAAGTGCTTCAGTGCTTTTGACAAAACATTTGGGCTGTTACCCTTGGATTCACTCATTATGAACTGATTAATTAAAAGTGTACTTGGAGTTCTCCCGTTTTCAGATAATGCTCCTAACATACTAAGTTGTTCTTCCCACTTGACTGAATAAATGTGCAAATTAAAGCAGCAGGTTTAGGCTCAAATCGACTGCTGTCTGGCTCtaggttgccatggtaaccgcTTCCTCTCATTCactttaaacaaaatacatctttttccatttgactttttattttgcaatgACTGTGAATCCATTCATGACCGATGCGAGTTTCATGGCGTTTGTCAGCTGTGATTaaagaaatgtatatttcaAAGGTAGCTAAACAAAGAGACCCAACTGCTTTTATTCTCACCCACGCACCCGAAGCTTCTCCACGGTGGGTCTTCATCCTCAAGTGGGTCGTGCTGTCCACATTTGCAATTGCATCTAGAGCGCCCCCGTATGGCCACCTCGGTAACTGCACTGAAAAGAGCTTAGCTCGTGCCTGTTGACGCGGAGCAGCAGCCGATTACTGAGGATGTGAATTCAATCAATTCAATGCAATAGTGGCGGATACACTGAATATGGCGTGCAGATATGTGCCCACTGTGTAGTTttgcaggcgggggggggggcggaaacATTGGCAACTGTTTGTTGGAATAAAACTGTATATGTAATAGCCACACTTTGTAGGGACTAGCAACACATTTACTCGTTCTGGAAGAACTCACATCCGCTGCCGAGGTTGTGTATCATGAAGAAATGTCCAAGAGGTCAACCCAATGGTCAACAATGTGCCAAGCGGCTTAGACGCCGGAAGACGCGTCAATCATTCACAGTTCTTTGGAAGTCATTACTCGGCTGAATGTGTGCCACTCTTCCCCCCGTCCCATTACATTTAATAACATTGTTTCCCGCATGGTTCTGCCGGTCCCCGTTGCGTCTTCGTAAGAAACGGCAAACTGACGCATGGGTCTGAGATTGGCCCACTTCTCCCAGCACTCAATGAGGCTCCGAGTTCCAACTCACCAAGCCGTGACGCAGTGCGGGAGGAGGAGCGCGCCGCCGGGACCTTTAAATAAACGAGTCCAGTCCGGACTGAAGACAGAGAAGCCCACAGCGGAGCCACCGACAGCATCTGCGCACAGCGAGAGACCGCTTTTTACGCACAGAATCATGATCAAGAAAATGTCACCTTCCGACAGCGACTTTGACATCCCAGCAAAGAACTGCTACAGGATGGTGATTTTGGGATCCACCAAAGTTGGGAAGACGGCCATCGTCTCCCGTTTCCTCAACGGGAGGTTCGACGAGCAGTACACTCCGACCATCGAGGACTTTCACAGGAAACTGTACAGCATCAAGGGAGACGTCTACCAGCTGGACATACTGGATACGTCGGGGAACCACCCTTTCCCCGCTATGAGGAGACTTTCCATACTGACAGGTACTTATGCACATTTGTTTCTGTGCGTTTTATTGCAAGAAAAATAGTTGTAGAGTGCATTTGAAATGGTGCAAACGTGAGGTCAACGTGCGCCTTTAACGCATGGACGCAGCGCAAAAAGGAACGTTGCGTCTCAAACTCTTAGCATGCATGCATGGCCGGCCAAGTTAACCAAagctctcttctctctgccccccccaggTGACGTGTTCATCCTCGTCTTTAGTCTGGACAACCGGGACTCCTTCCAGGAGGTGCAGCGGCTAAAGCGGCAGATTTTCGAGACCAAGTCGTGCCTCAAAAACAAGATCAAAGAGAACATCGACGTGCCTCT
It contains:
- the LOC120819707 gene encoding dexamethasone-induced Ras-related protein 1 encodes the protein MGLRLAHFSQHSMRLRVPTHQAVTQCGRRSAPPGPLNKRVQSGLKTEKPTAEPPTASAHSERPLFTHRIMIKKMSPSDSDFDIPAKNCYRMVILGSTKVGKTAIVSRFLNGRFDEQYTPTIEDFHRKLYSIKGDVYQLDILDTSGNHPFPAMRRLSILTGDVFILVFSLDNRDSFQEVQRLKRQIFETKSCLKNKIKENIDVPLVICGNKGDREFYREVQQEEIDQLVAGDEKCAYFEISAKRNENVDKMFQTLFTLAKLPHEMSPDLHRKVSVQFCDMLHRKSLKNKKVKDIGEAFGMVTPSARRPSVHSDLMYIKEKAIGGGQGKDKERCVIS